One Rhinoderma darwinii isolate aRhiDar2 chromosome 6, aRhiDar2.hap1, whole genome shotgun sequence DNA window includes the following coding sequences:
- the CEP20 gene encoding centrosomal protein 20 isoform X1: MATVSELKAVLTDTLDKKGVLGQLKAQVRAEVFAALDDQSEPRPVLSHENLLINEMIREYLDFNKYKYTSSVLTAETGLSDIPLDRPFLARELNIIENSSIKSVPILYGMLAHFLHGHSEVPCHSALQLSSERSAQRHIESSADRIAKGTNMMIQPNTRDSYVFKGTHR, from the exons ATGGCGACTGTGTCAGAACTCAAAGCCG ttttgaCAGATACATTGGATAAAAAAGGTGTATTGGGACAGCTCAAGGCCCAGGTCCGAGCAGAGGTGTTTGCAGCTTTGGATGACCAAAGTGAACCTAGGCCAGTGTTGTCACATGAAAATCTTCTCATTAATGAAATGATCAGAGAGTATTTGGACTTTAACAAGTATAAATACACATCATCTGTTTTAACAGCAG AAACTGGTCTATCTGACATTCCCCTGGATCGTCCTTTTCTAGCGAGAGAGCTGAACATTATTGAAAATTCAAGTATTAAGTCCGT ACCAATCCTATATGGAATGCTGGCTCATTTCTTACATGGACACAGTGAGGTGCCTTGCCACTCAGCGCTGCAGCTGTCCTCCGAGAGATCTGCACAGAGGCACATTGAAAGCTCTGCAGACAGAATTGCAAAAG gtacaaatatgatgatacAGCCGAACACTAGAGATTCATATGTATTCAAGGGCACACACAGATGA
- the CEP20 gene encoding centrosomal protein 20 isoform X2 yields MATVSELKADTLDKKGVLGQLKAQVRAEVFAALDDQSEPRPVLSHENLLINEMIREYLDFNKYKYTSSVLTAETGLSDIPLDRPFLARELNIIENSSIKSVPILYGMLAHFLHGHSEVPCHSALQLSSERSAQRHIESSADRIAKGTNMMIQPNTRDSYVFKGTHR; encoded by the exons ATGGCGACTGTGTCAGAACTCAAAGCCG ATACATTGGATAAAAAAGGTGTATTGGGACAGCTCAAGGCCCAGGTCCGAGCAGAGGTGTTTGCAGCTTTGGATGACCAAAGTGAACCTAGGCCAGTGTTGTCACATGAAAATCTTCTCATTAATGAAATGATCAGAGAGTATTTGGACTTTAACAAGTATAAATACACATCATCTGTTTTAACAGCAG AAACTGGTCTATCTGACATTCCCCTGGATCGTCCTTTTCTAGCGAGAGAGCTGAACATTATTGAAAATTCAAGTATTAAGTCCGT ACCAATCCTATATGGAATGCTGGCTCATTTCTTACATGGACACAGTGAGGTGCCTTGCCACTCAGCGCTGCAGCTGTCCTCCGAGAGATCTGCACAGAGGCACATTGAAAGCTCTGCAGACAGAATTGCAAAAG gtacaaatatgatgatacAGCCGAACACTAGAGATTCATATGTATTCAAGGGCACACACAGATGA
- the CEP20 gene encoding centrosomal protein 20 isoform X3 — protein sequence MATVSELKAVLTDTLDKKGVLGQLKAQVRAEVFAALDDQSEPRPVLSHENLLINEMIREYLDFNKYKYTSSVLTAETGLSDIPLDRPFLARELNIIENSSIKSVPILYGMLAHFLHGHSEVPCHSALQLSSERSAQRHIESSADRIAKGNNEVQI from the exons ATGGCGACTGTGTCAGAACTCAAAGCCG ttttgaCAGATACATTGGATAAAAAAGGTGTATTGGGACAGCTCAAGGCCCAGGTCCGAGCAGAGGTGTTTGCAGCTTTGGATGACCAAAGTGAACCTAGGCCAGTGTTGTCACATGAAAATCTTCTCATTAATGAAATGATCAGAGAGTATTTGGACTTTAACAAGTATAAATACACATCATCTGTTTTAACAGCAG AAACTGGTCTATCTGACATTCCCCTGGATCGTCCTTTTCTAGCGAGAGAGCTGAACATTATTGAAAATTCAAGTATTAAGTCCGT ACCAATCCTATATGGAATGCTGGCTCATTTCTTACATGGACACAGTGAGGTGCCTTGCCACTCAGCGCTGCAGCTGTCCTCCGAGAGATCTGCACAGAGGCACATTGAAAGCTCTGCAGACAGAATTGCAAAAGGTAATAATGAG gtacaaatatga